A window of Candidatus Nanoarchaeia archaeon contains these coding sequences:
- a CDS encoding diphthine--ammonia ligase, giving the protein MKVAVLYSGGKDSTYAIQFCREKGWDVRYLLSVKPTRKDCFLFHYATVEHTRKTAEMLGIRHRLISCSVADPVQEALLIQKVVAMEEKVDAVVLGGTGLQETQINSIKRVLAPLGIDAFAAHAGRDHAEVFAEMLEQGYEVMITQVASDGLMQWLGTIITKANFPQLLEDSKRYGFHSGFEGGYADSFVLDCPLFSKRVELAGVSTIIDDAYCGHIIATTINLVDKNTILEAVSEVIIS; this is encoded by the coding sequence TATGCAATTCAGTTTTGCAGGGAGAAGGGATGGGACGTTCGGTATTTGCTTAGCGTGAAGCCAACACGCAAGGATTGCTTTTTATTTCATTACGCCACTGTTGAGCACACAAGGAAAACAGCGGAGATGCTTGGGATTAGGCATCGGCTGATTTCATGTTCTGTTGCTGATCCTGTCCAGGAAGCGTTGCTTATCCAGAAGGTTGTTGCTATGGAAGAAAAGGTTGATGCAGTTGTTTTAGGAGGGACGGGATTGCAGGAGACGCAGATCAATTCTATCAAGCGGGTCTTGGCTCCTTTAGGGATTGATGCATTTGCAGCACATGCAGGAAGGGACCATGCTGAGGTGTTTGCTGAGATGCTGGAGCAGGGATATGAGGTTATGATCACCCAGGTTGCTTCTGATGGGTTGATGCAATGGCTTGGCACGATTATCACCAAGGCAAATTTCCCCCAGCTTTTAGAGGATTCAAAGAGGTATGGCTTTCATTCAGGATTTGAAGGAGGGTATGCGGACAGCTTTGTGCTTGATTGCCCCTTGTTTTCGAAGAGGGTTGAACTTGCTGGTGTTTCTACAATTATAGATGACGCTTATTGTGGGCATATCATAGCCACTACTATCAATCTTGTTGATAAGAATACCATCCTAGAGGCTGTTTCTGAAGTGATTATATCATA